In one Sporomusa sphaeroides DSM 2875 genomic region, the following are encoded:
- the ilvD gene encoding dihydroxy-acid dehydratase has translation MSCGCSRSQQLRKVNYQGDGLRAGMQWDEPDLGKLQILIDTVHGDSHPGSSHLGGLADEAKIGVYESQGKPAVYAVTDICDGIAMAHDGMNYSLASREIMSFMFEIHALASPFDGAVFMASCDKSVPAQLMTMLRLDMATLHVTGGSMLSGPNYMSSEILYGAGDKYVKGEMTEQELMYYSRNCCPSAGACQFIGTASTMQCMSEALGLALPGNALAAAYTTHLTRYARRAGRQIIDNVKKSLIPRKFISRKNFMNALMVHAALGGSTNALLHLPAIAREVGIAIDQQEFDAINREVPVLVSLKTGGQWPTDLFWYAGGVPALMRELKDMLYLDAMTVTGKTVGENLDELEATGWFAEVNSYLSNYKLQAGDIVKTRKNPVKPQGNIKILKGNLAPEGAVIKLSGVDEAIHNFTGTARVFDSEEEAVAELLAGKIGPNTAIFIRFEGPKGSGMPEMLRTTEALWNMPELSSSVALFTDGRFSGATRGPAVGHIAPEAIEGGPIAYLEDGDMIHMDVAARTLDIVGINGREAAPQEVAAVLAERKKTKVFPVKDTTPLLRMYKKLARTCTEGAGLDI, from the coding sequence ATGAGTTGTGGTTGCAGCCGCAGCCAGCAATTACGCAAAGTCAATTATCAGGGAGACGGCTTACGGGCCGGAATGCAGTGGGACGAGCCGGATTTGGGAAAACTCCAGATTTTAATTGATACAGTCCATGGCGACAGCCATCCTGGCAGCAGCCATTTGGGAGGACTGGCCGACGAAGCAAAAATCGGTGTTTATGAATCACAAGGCAAGCCGGCGGTTTATGCGGTTACCGATATCTGTGACGGTATCGCCATGGCGCATGACGGGATGAATTACTCCTTGGCAAGCCGGGAAATCATGTCCTTTATGTTTGAAATCCACGCCCTGGCATCACCCTTTGACGGCGCTGTGTTTATGGCTTCCTGTGACAAGTCGGTTCCCGCGCAGTTAATGACCATGCTGAGGCTTGATATGGCCACTCTCCATGTGACCGGCGGTTCCATGCTCAGCGGTCCCAATTATATGTCCTCCGAAATTCTCTACGGAGCCGGTGACAAGTATGTCAAAGGTGAGATGACCGAACAGGAACTCATGTATTATTCGCGTAACTGCTGTCCCAGCGCCGGTGCTTGCCAGTTTATCGGCACAGCAAGCACGATGCAGTGCATGTCGGAGGCCCTTGGCCTGGCTTTGCCGGGGAATGCTCTGGCCGCCGCCTACACCACCCATTTGACCCGCTATGCCCGGCGAGCCGGACGGCAAATTATTGATAATGTAAAGAAGTCCCTGATTCCCCGTAAGTTTATCAGCCGGAAAAATTTCATGAACGCCCTGATGGTTCATGCCGCGCTGGGAGGCTCAACCAACGCCCTGCTGCATCTGCCGGCTATTGCCCGTGAAGTGGGGATTGCGATAGACCAGCAGGAGTTTGATGCCATCAACCGGGAAGTTCCTGTGCTTGTCAGCCTGAAAACAGGCGGTCAATGGCCCACAGACCTGTTCTGGTATGCCGGCGGGGTACCGGCGCTGATGCGGGAATTGAAGGATATGCTGTATCTTGACGCGATGACGGTTACCGGCAAGACGGTGGGTGAAAACCTGGATGAGCTGGAAGCGACAGGCTGGTTTGCCGAAGTGAACAGCTACCTGAGCAACTATAAGCTGCAGGCGGGCGATATTGTTAAAACCCGGAAAAATCCGGTGAAACCCCAGGGGAATATCAAAATTCTCAAAGGCAATCTGGCACCGGAAGGAGCTGTCATTAAGTTATCCGGTGTGGATGAAGCTATCCATAATTTTACCGGAACCGCGCGGGTATTTGATTCAGAGGAAGAAGCGGTGGCAGAGCTTCTGGCAGGAAAGATCGGTCCCAATACCGCTATCTTTATCCGCTTTGAAGGTCCGAAAGGCTCAGGCATGCCTGAAATGCTGCGGACGACAGAAGCCCTCTGGAATATGCCGGAGCTGTCAAGCAGTGTGGCTCTGTTTACCGACGGGCGCTTCTCCGGTGCGACCCGGGGACCGGCTGTCGGCCACATAGCCCCGGAAGCCATAGAAGGCGGGCCGATTGCTTATCTTGAGGACGGCGACATGATTCATATGGATGTTGCTGCCCGCACACTGGATATTGTCGGGATTAATGGCAGGGAAGCCGCACCGCAGGAAGTGGCGGCCGTGCTGGCGGAACGCAAAAAGACGAAGGTATTTCCGGTAAAAGATACGACACCGCTGCTAAGAATGTACAAAAAACTGGCCCGTACCTGTACCGAGGGCGCAGGCTTGGATATCTAA
- a CDS encoding SDR family NAD(P)-dependent oxidoreductase, which yields MDVNLAGKVAVITGGTAGIGEACVQAFLQEGCKVAVCGRSQEKLERLKAAMKAQGWEILTCQADAANRQEISAFAQTVFDSYGKLDIWVNNAGISLKAKLMDMTEADWDTILAVNLKSVFLGAQVAARYMRQGKGGVILNASSYAAVIPSAGGGAYAASKAAISSLTRTLAAELAPYNIRVNGYIPGVIDTQMNSRRLAEQPAETLGQIALNRAGAANEVAAGIVFLASDAASYITGTDLEISGGKFAVQIPGDPWQW from the coding sequence ATGGATGTAAACTTAGCGGGAAAAGTAGCGGTGATTACCGGCGGTACGGCAGGCATCGGTGAAGCCTGCGTACAGGCTTTCCTTCAGGAAGGCTGCAAGGTGGCGGTATGCGGCCGCAGCCAGGAAAAGCTTGAACGCCTTAAAGCTGCGATGAAAGCGCAAGGCTGGGAAATTCTAACCTGTCAGGCTGACGCTGCCAATCGGCAGGAAATCAGTGCATTTGCCCAAACGGTTTTTGACAGCTATGGAAAACTGGACATATGGGTAAATAACGCGGGAATTTCTCTTAAGGCAAAGTTAATGGATATGACTGAAGCCGATTGGGATACTATCCTGGCTGTTAATCTCAAGTCGGTGTTCCTGGGGGCGCAGGTAGCAGCCCGGTATATGCGGCAAGGCAAGGGTGGTGTTATTTTAAATGCCTCTTCGTATGCTGCCGTTATTCCCTCGGCAGGCGGCGGAGCTTATGCTGCCTCCAAGGCGGCTATTTCCAGTTTGACGCGGACGCTGGCTGCCGAACTGGCTCCTTATAATATTCGCGTAAACGGCTATATCCCCGGTGTTATTGATACACAGATGAATAGCCGGCGCCTTGCTGAACAGCCGGCAGAAACACTGGGGCAGATTGCGCTCAACCGGGCCGGTGCCGCTAATGAAGTGGCGGCAGGGATTGTCTTTCTTGCCTCCGATGCCGCCAGTTATATTACCGGCACCGATTTAGAAATAAGCGGCGGTAAGTTCGCCGTGCAAATCCCCGGTGACCCTTGGCAGTGGTGA
- a CDS encoding four-carbon acid sugar kinase family protein, with protein MKRLAIIADNLIGANDAGVQFRKFGFSTQVVLDYARLLDHSAGVDVLAVNTNSRKMSAQAAYERVCQIGSTLSKLGFRRFYKKIDSTLRGNIAEEIQAMLESLSLSLAVIVPSYPAHGRIVENGYLQILQAWGDDSRPLPVCYVPSIVKPAAETPVAVLTLRDVRQGEKKLIQKITKLHAAGIHLIAVDAVADEDLRTIAIAVSNIDIPCLAVGSAGLAGNLPIAWKIADQGPANLRQGTMIVAGTLNHVTAEQIVSVLDYPNTELIAIHAAEVYEGHTTTVRQQIIARVETALAGGRIPVLVTDMLLMNRNDAGALSLSVQVQKYGQIITNLLGDITREIVKGQGLRNLVISGGGTTTSICNTLGITLIDLERELLPGIPVGKAVGNSCDGLRLITKAGGFGKRNSLRKVLELL; from the coding sequence ATGAAGCGGTTAGCGATTATTGCAGATAACCTAATCGGTGCAAATGACGCAGGCGTGCAATTCCGGAAGTTTGGATTCAGTACGCAAGTGGTGCTTGACTACGCAAGACTACTGGACCACAGTGCCGGGGTTGATGTGCTTGCCGTTAACACCAATTCCCGGAAAATGTCGGCCCAGGCAGCCTATGAGCGTGTCTGTCAAATTGGGTCAACTCTCAGCAAGCTTGGTTTCCGGCGCTTTTATAAGAAGATTGATTCTACCTTACGCGGTAATATTGCGGAAGAAATACAAGCCATGCTGGAATCGCTGTCACTCTCCCTGGCGGTCATCGTGCCATCCTATCCTGCCCATGGCAGAATTGTAGAGAATGGTTATTTGCAGATTCTCCAGGCTTGGGGTGATGACAGCAGGCCGCTGCCTGTCTGTTATGTCCCGTCAATCGTAAAGCCTGCCGCTGAGACTCCGGTGGCTGTTTTAACCCTAAGAGATGTACGGCAGGGTGAGAAAAAACTTATTCAAAAAATTACCAAGCTGCACGCTGCAGGCATTCACCTTATTGCCGTTGATGCTGTGGCAGATGAAGACTTGCGGACAATTGCCATTGCCGTCAGCAACATTGATATTCCCTGCCTTGCCGTCGGCTCTGCCGGTCTGGCGGGAAATTTGCCGATTGCCTGGAAGATCGCTGACCAAGGGCCCGCAAACTTACGGCAAGGAACGATGATTGTTGCCGGAACGCTAAATCATGTTACGGCCGAACAAATCGTAAGCGTGCTGGATTATCCCAATACCGAGTTAATTGCTATTCATGCTGCTGAAGTGTATGAAGGCCATACAACCACAGTGCGGCAGCAGATAATCGCCAGAGTGGAAACGGCGCTGGCAGGCGGCAGGATTCCGGTTCTTGTAACAGATATGCTGCTTATGAACCGCAATGATGCCGGAGCGTTAAGTTTATCGGTACAAGTGCAAAAATACGGTCAGATCATAACCAATTTACTGGGAGACATTACCCGCGAAATTGTAAAAGGGCAGGGGCTGCGTAATCTTGTTATTTCCGGAGGTGGTACAACAACAAGTATTTGCAATACATTAGGGATAACGCTGATTGATCTTGAGCGGGAATTGCTCCCAGGCATCCCGGTTGGTAAAGCGGTGGGCAATAGCTGTGACGGATTGCGCCTGATTACTAAGGCCGGCGGCTTTGGCAAGCGGAACTCTCTTCGCAAAGTGCTGGAATTGCTATAA
- a CDS encoding MFS transporter, producing MANVVFTEERENQLMSKIRWKIVPYVMLLYIVAMLDRVNIGFAALQMNKDLGISASMFGMLAGVFFITYFFFEVPSNVIMHKVGARKWIARILVSWGLVTVFLAFAQNVTHVAILRGLLGAAEAGFYPCIVLYFTFWFPTKHFAKTMSLFMCGMALANIIVGPISSWIMENVTWMGMAGWRWMFILEGLPAVILGFVTLFILVDRPDQAKFLTDEEKQWLMAELEREHVAKQLKVKVASKWEVFKNSRVWHLSFCYLCYVLALYGLGMWMPQILKNLAKAMSLSNIGLISTIPYMCAIIAMVYVARRSDAMQERRYHTALPIGIAFFGLIGLTMTDNLMTSMLLLCVSQMGIYAFVGTFWSLPNMYLSEATAAVGIAIINSVGNLGGFFGPYMVGFLKDATGSTNAGMYFLATFAILGTISVLAIPKKEAAAESLKQPGIKA from the coding sequence TTGGCAAATGTAGTCTTTACCGAAGAACGCGAAAACCAGCTTATGAGTAAAATACGCTGGAAGATTGTGCCGTATGTTATGCTGTTGTATATTGTGGCTATGCTGGACCGGGTAAATATCGGTTTTGCTGCGCTGCAGATGAACAAGGATTTGGGAATCAGTGCGAGCATGTTTGGTATGCTGGCCGGTGTCTTCTTCATAACTTATTTCTTTTTTGAGGTTCCCAGTAATGTTATCATGCATAAAGTGGGCGCCCGCAAGTGGATTGCCAGGATTCTTGTCAGCTGGGGCTTGGTAACGGTTTTCCTGGCTTTTGCCCAAAACGTTACTCATGTTGCCATCCTGCGGGGTCTGCTTGGTGCTGCTGAAGCCGGTTTTTATCCCTGCATCGTTCTGTACTTTACTTTCTGGTTCCCGACAAAGCATTTTGCGAAAACCATGTCACTGTTTATGTGCGGCATGGCGCTGGCTAATATCATCGTCGGCCCGATATCGTCCTGGATCATGGAGAATGTGACCTGGATGGGAATGGCCGGCTGGCGCTGGATGTTCATTTTGGAAGGACTGCCTGCTGTCATCCTGGGTTTTGTTACTTTGTTTATTCTGGTTGACAGACCTGATCAGGCTAAGTTTCTTACCGATGAAGAGAAGCAATGGCTGATGGCCGAATTAGAGCGCGAGCATGTGGCCAAACAATTAAAGGTTAAAGTTGCCAGCAAATGGGAAGTGTTTAAAAACTCCCGCGTGTGGCATCTGTCGTTCTGCTATCTTTGCTATGTTCTTGCTCTCTATGGCCTTGGCATGTGGATGCCGCAGATATTGAAAAATCTGGCAAAGGCTATGAGTTTATCTAACATCGGACTGATCTCCACAATTCCTTATATGTGCGCTATTATTGCTATGGTTTATGTTGCCAGACGTTCTGACGCCATGCAGGAACGCCGGTATCATACAGCCTTGCCGATCGGGATAGCCTTCTTTGGCTTGATTGGTTTAACTATGACCGATAATCTCATGACCTCTATGCTGCTGCTTTGTGTAAGCCAAATGGGTATTTATGCGTTTGTCGGTACATTCTGGTCCTTGCCGAATATGTACCTGTCGGAAGCTACCGCTGCCGTCGGCATTGCCATCATTAACTCGGTTGGCAACTTAGGCGGGTTCTTCGGACCTTATATGGTCGGCTTCCTGAAAGATGCAACAGGCTCGACCAACGCAGGTATGTATTTCTTGGCGACCTTCGCTATTCTCGGCACAATTTCAGTACTTGCCATCCCCAAAAAGGAAGCGGCTGCTGAATCATTAAAGCAACCCGGAATAAAGGCATAA
- the ilvD gene encoding dihydroxy-acid dehydratase gives MGNRSHDILKKPDWCFNRSVFKSVGFSDDDLNRPVIGIANSWNELVPGHANLRQVADHVRKGIYRAGGAVAEFGVIGACDGTAQGHAGMHYILPSRDLIANDIEVMVEAHRLDGIVLLGSCDKIVPGMLMAAARLTIPAIFLNGGPMLGGVTFDGRKSDLTTMSEALGMLKSDKIDGETYEQLEELCGPTCGSCAFYGTANTMCCMAEAMGMSLPGAALVPAVYADRLRLAESTGKAIVSLVQCQITADKVITYQSLENAIRVLMATGGSTNAVLHLSAVAAELGIDAGAMMAAYDRLSRTTPQIAKVNPASQYDMEDFHQAGGIPKVMEEIKQLLHGDSITVTGKTVAENLAAYKYKYPFNPNVISTLDQPFSQQKGLAILKGNLAPGTAVTKPAAIDPAMHVFTGSAKVFDCEEAAEAAILNGGIAAGDVVVIRYEGPKGGPGMREMYKAMKYIYGMGLAKKTALITDGRFSGTNNGCFVGHISPEAAEGGPLAAVENGDKITIDIPNGSLHLHLSEEEIQARLTKWQRPQPKFTRGYLGVYSKLASSAAKGAVIEL, from the coding sequence ATGGGCAATAGGAGTCATGATATTCTAAAAAAACCCGACTGGTGCTTCAATCGGAGCGTATTTAAATCTGTGGGCTTTTCTGACGACGATTTAAACCGGCCTGTCATTGGGATCGCCAACTCCTGGAACGAGCTGGTTCCAGGTCATGCTAACCTGCGCCAGGTTGCCGACCATGTGCGCAAAGGTATCTATCGGGCCGGCGGAGCCGTTGCCGAATTCGGAGTTATTGGGGCATGTGACGGTACCGCCCAGGGGCATGCGGGCATGCACTATATTTTGCCTTCCAGGGATTTAATTGCCAATGATATTGAGGTAATGGTCGAGGCGCACCGGTTAGACGGCATTGTGCTGCTTGGTTCGTGTGATAAAATTGTTCCCGGTATGCTGATGGCCGCGGCCAGGCTTACCATTCCGGCTATTTTCCTAAACGGCGGGCCGATGCTGGGCGGCGTAACGTTTGACGGGCGGAAATCCGACTTAACCACTATGTCTGAAGCCTTGGGAATGCTGAAAAGCGATAAAATAGATGGCGAGACCTATGAGCAATTAGAGGAGCTTTGCGGTCCGACCTGCGGCTCTTGCGCCTTCTATGGCACCGCTAATACCATGTGCTGTATGGCGGAAGCTATGGGAATGTCCCTGCCGGGAGCGGCGCTGGTACCGGCGGTGTATGCCGACAGGCTGAGACTGGCGGAAAGTACGGGCAAAGCTATTGTCTCGCTGGTACAGTGCCAAATAACGGCAGATAAGGTTATCACCTATCAGTCGCTGGAAAATGCCATCAGGGTCTTAATGGCAACCGGCGGTTCAACCAACGCCGTGCTGCACCTGTCGGCGGTTGCGGCAGAACTTGGCATCGATGCCGGTGCCATGATGGCTGCCTATGACCGGCTCAGCCGGACGACGCCGCAGATTGCCAAGGTAAATCCGGCTTCGCAGTATGATATGGAAGATTTTCATCAGGCAGGTGGAATACCGAAAGTAATGGAGGAAATAAAACAGCTGCTGCATGGTGACAGCATTACGGTAACAGGCAAGACGGTGGCGGAAAACCTTGCCGCCTATAAATATAAATATCCCTTTAATCCCAATGTCATCAGTACCTTGGACCAACCCTTCAGCCAACAAAAAGGTCTGGCTATCTTAAAAGGAAATCTTGCGCCCGGTACTGCTGTAACCAAGCCGGCGGCCATCGATCCGGCCATGCATGTATTTACAGGCAGTGCCAAGGTATTTGACTGTGAAGAAGCCGCTGAAGCGGCCATCTTAAACGGCGGTATTGCCGCAGGCGATGTTGTTGTTATCCGCTATGAAGGTCCGAAAGGCGGACCCGGTATGCGGGAGATGTATAAAGCTATGAAATATATTTACGGCATGGGTTTGGCCAAGAAAACGGCACTAATTACCGATGGGCGTTTTTCCGGCACAAATAATGGCTGCTTTGTCGGACATATCTCGCCGGAAGCGGCTGAGGGCGGGCCACTAGCCGCAGTGGAAAATGGTGATAAAATCACCATTGATATTCCTAACGGCAGCCTGCATTTGCATCTGTCGGAGGAGGAAATACAAGCAAGGCTGACAAAATGGCAGAGACCGCAGCCTAAGTTTACCCGCGGCTATTTGGGCGTTTACTCTAAGCTGGCAAGTTCGGCGGCGAAGGGTGCTGTAATCGAGCTGTAA
- the panB gene encoding 3-methyl-2-oxobutanoate hydroxymethyltransferase has translation MAKKTINDFAQMVENGEKIVYLTAYDYLTAKMQEKAGVDMILVGDSLGMVCLGYDTTFPVTMDDMVRHCQAVRRGAPNTFIVGDMPYMSYQKSDEDAVANAGRLVKEALVDCIKLEGGGPLIASRIRAIQQAGILVMGHIGLTPQLMGQIGGYKAQGRSASAAMKIVNEAKAVEAAGAFSILVEGVPTAVGKAIADRAGIPILGIGAGSGTHGQLLIYADMVGMYDNFTPKFVKKYANVGEHLTNAFKAYTEEVRQGQFPDDAEHTYKMSAAEEAEFLAALEK, from the coding sequence ATGGCAAAGAAGACAATTAATGATTTTGCGCAAATGGTGGAAAATGGAGAGAAGATTGTATATTTGACGGCATATGATTATCTTACGGCTAAAATGCAGGAAAAAGCCGGGGTTGATATGATCCTGGTGGGTGATTCGCTGGGGATGGTGTGCCTGGGTTATGATACCACCTTCCCGGTAACAATGGATGATATGGTCCGTCATTGCCAGGCAGTACGCCGTGGCGCACCCAATACCTTTATTGTCGGCGATATGCCGTATATGTCCTACCAGAAATCCGACGAAGACGCCGTAGCCAATGCCGGTCGTTTGGTGAAAGAAGCGCTGGTGGATTGCATCAAATTAGAGGGCGGCGGCCCGCTCATTGCCAGCCGGATTAGAGCTATCCAGCAAGCCGGTATCCTGGTTATGGGTCATATTGGCCTGACCCCGCAGCTCATGGGCCAAATCGGTGGTTACAAAGCCCAGGGCCGCAGTGCGTCGGCTGCGATGAAAATTGTAAATGAGGCCAAAGCCGTTGAAGCAGCCGGTGCCTTCAGTATTCTGGTGGAAGGTGTGCCGACGGCGGTAGGCAAAGCCATTGCCGACAGGGCCGGTATTCCGATTCTGGGTATTGGCGCCGGTTCCGGCACCCACGGTCAGCTGCTGATCTATGCCGACATGGTTGGCATGTATGATAACTTTACGCCGAAATTTGTGAAGAAATACGCCAATGTTGGCGAACACCTGACCAACGCTTTTAAAGCATATACCGAGGAAGTCCGGCAGGGACAATTCCCGGATGATGCGGAGCATACTTACAAAATGAGCGCTGCCGAAGAAGCAGAATTCTTAGCAGCGTTGGAAAAGTAA
- a CDS encoding dihydrodipicolinate synthase family protein, with amino-acid sequence MFRGILSPSITVLDAQGNIDFPGNELHINRLIDKGINGILFLGSIGEFFALSLEEKKEFITFVTKTVNKRVPVLIGTGGTVQAEVIELTRFAEQAGADGAVVIAPYYFRLDPDSIYRYYANLARSTALPIMLYNFPDRTAFDLGPELVLRLVREFKHIVAIKDTVDNISHTRKLIQVVKSEFPDFSVLSGYDEYLLPNLMAGGDGTLSGLTNVIPEVFADFMKAYAARDFGKLAIAQAQISILMNLYEVTSPFVAGIKGAVAAVGVPIVPAVKEPAVELTALQSQTIRILLDKAGITSR; translated from the coding sequence ATGTTTAGAGGGATATTATCGCCAAGCATTACGGTGCTTGATGCCCAGGGTAACATTGATTTTCCGGGAAACGAGCTTCATATTAACCGTTTAATTGACAAGGGGATTAACGGGATTCTGTTTCTAGGAAGTATTGGTGAATTTTTTGCCCTTTCACTGGAAGAAAAGAAAGAATTTATTACCTTTGTTACCAAAACAGTCAACAAACGGGTGCCTGTGCTTATCGGTACCGGCGGCACGGTGCAGGCGGAGGTTATTGAACTTACCCGGTTTGCGGAACAGGCAGGCGCCGATGGCGCGGTAGTCATTGCTCCCTATTATTTCAGGCTGGACCCGGACAGTATCTACCGCTATTATGCCAATCTGGCCCGGAGCACCGCTTTGCCCATCATGCTGTATAATTTTCCTGACAGAACTGCCTTTGACCTTGGACCGGAGCTTGTCCTGCGCCTGGTCAGAGAGTTTAAGCATATTGTAGCCATTAAAGATACGGTGGATAATATTAGCCATACGCGCAAACTGATTCAGGTGGTTAAGTCCGAGTTTCCGGATTTTAGCGTTCTTTCCGGCTATGACGAATATCTGCTGCCTAATTTAATGGCAGGCGGTGACGGGACTCTCAGTGGCCTGACAAATGTAATTCCGGAGGTCTTTGCCGATTTTATGAAGGCCTATGCCGCACGGGATTTCGGCAAGCTTGCCATAGCCCAGGCGCAAATTTCAATTTTGATGAATCTGTATGAGGTAACGTCGCCCTTTGTTGCCGGCATTAAAGGTGCTGTTGCCGCCGTGGGGGTCCCCATTGTTCCGGCAGTAAAAGAACCGGCAGTTGAGCTGACAGCTCTGCAGTCGCAAACAATTCGAATTTTATTGGATAAAGCGGGGATAACTTCCCGGTGA
- a CDS encoding sigma 54-interacting transcriptional regulator, producing MLINKIALIAPNRDFALQASDLFNEWGEKIHVAVASGEDVIAIAQQLSERGIDALICYAAFAETIKTTVNIPTVCLCPDIFDILQSLQNITVWLAKTGRLADAVLGLTGEAIHGDIAAVADILGCKTKILSGSRETAPAEVTAVVIATARIADNREVEPEYTAAGIPCFSVTIGHETVSKSVRQAQELLRAGHVDRVRLEQFKAIMEFTGEGIVAVDSQRQIVYLNHTAEKLLKKSKDQMVGCLAVTVFPDINLDDTLRYGQTRTVSLTDGGEQGFTCRIVPMLISGQAVGAVITIVEVSLLKERDKAGKALVESGYTANYTFDDYITVNAFMQEMLEAAKSYACVDSTILIHGDTGTGKEIIAQSIHNYSQRSRSPFVAVNCAALPESLLESELFGYECGAFTGARKNGKKGLFEQADKGTIFLDEIGEISPGTQSRLLRVLQQREIMRIGGDRVIAVDVSIIAATHRDLTELMEKGLFRRDLYHRLNILQLRLLPLADRPEDIPLLSHSISKKYAAKLLKQPLHFNAGAMGVLTRYPWPGNVRELEGVIERLMILKKDAVVTAEDVKKVLDRSCDCRGNGVRVVPQGTLAEIEHAVIMQVLKETGSHEQTAKILGISTTTIWRKLRSFQNEIIDFKMQ from the coding sequence TTGCTGATAAATAAAATTGCTCTTATTGCTCCTAACAGGGACTTTGCTTTGCAGGCCTCGGATCTCTTCAACGAGTGGGGGGAGAAGATTCATGTGGCGGTGGCTTCCGGGGAAGATGTTATTGCCATCGCGCAGCAACTCAGCGAAAGAGGGATAGACGCCCTTATTTGTTATGCGGCTTTTGCGGAAACTATAAAAACAACAGTTAATATTCCCACAGTCTGTCTTTGTCCTGATATTTTTGATATTTTGCAGAGTTTGCAGAACATAACGGTATGGCTGGCAAAAACAGGCCGTCTGGCCGATGCGGTGCTGGGATTAACCGGCGAAGCCATTCACGGAGATATTGCTGCGGTTGCCGATATCCTGGGCTGCAAGACTAAAATCTTGTCCGGCAGCAGGGAGACGGCTCCGGCTGAGGTGACGGCTGTTGTTATCGCAACTGCCAGGATAGCGGACAACCGGGAGGTTGAGCCGGAGTATACGGCAGCAGGTATTCCTTGTTTTTCTGTAACCATTGGTCATGAAACGGTATCCAAGTCAGTGCGGCAGGCGCAGGAACTGCTCCGGGCAGGTCATGTCGACCGGGTAAGACTGGAACAGTTTAAAGCCATCATGGAGTTTACGGGAGAGGGAATTGTTGCCGTTGACAGCCAGCGGCAGATTGTCTACCTAAATCACACGGCAGAAAAGTTGTTGAAAAAGAGTAAAGATCAGATGGTAGGCTGCCTTGCCGTTACTGTTTTTCCGGATATAAATCTTGATGATACGCTGCGATACGGACAGACAAGAACCGTATCGCTTACCGATGGCGGCGAACAGGGTTTCACTTGCCGGATTGTTCCCATGCTTATAAGCGGACAAGCGGTGGGTGCTGTAATAACTATTGTTGAAGTGTCGCTGCTTAAGGAACGGGACAAAGCAGGCAAGGCGCTGGTGGAAAGTGGTTATACGGCAAACTATACTTTCGATGATTATATTACAGTCAATGCGTTCATGCAGGAAATGCTGGAGGCAGCTAAAAGCTATGCTTGTGTGGATTCGACAATTCTCATACATGGTGATACCGGGACAGGCAAAGAAATTATTGCACAAAGTATTCATAATTATAGTCAACGCAGCCGGAGTCCTTTTGTTGCCGTGAACTGTGCCGCTTTGCCGGAAAGTCTGTTGGAAAGCGAGCTGTTTGGCTATGAATGCGGGGCTTTCACCGGTGCCCGTAAGAATGGCAAAAAAGGCCTGTTTGAACAGGCCGATAAAGGAACCATTTTCCTTGATGAAATCGGGGAAATTTCTCCGGGAACGCAGTCCCGGTTGCTGCGGGTGCTGCAGCAGCGTGAGATTATGCGGATTGGCGGGGACCGGGTCATCGCTGTTGATGTCAGTATTATTGCGGCAACCCATAGAGATCTGACAGAACTCATGGAAAAGGGGTTATTCCGGCGGGATCTTTATCACCGGTTAAATATTTTGCAGCTAAGATTGCTGCCGCTTGCCGACAGGCCGGAAGATATACCGCTTTTATCCCATAGTATCAGTAAAAAATATGCTGCTAAACTGCTTAAGCAGCCATTGCATTTTAATGCCGGGGCCATGGGCGTTCTGACCCGGTATCCCTGGCCGGGAAATGTCAGAGAGTTAGAGGGCGTGATCGAACGGCTGATGATTCTTAAAAAAGATGCGGTGGTTACTGCCGAGGATGTAAAAAAGGTTTTGGACAGAAGCTGTGATTGCCGGGGAAATGGCGTTAGAGTGGTGCCGCAGGGAACCTTGGCAGAAATTGAGCATGCCGTAATTATGCAGGTTTTAAAAGAAACCGGCAGCCATGAGCAAACGGCAAAAATTCTCGGGATTAGTACCACAACCATTTGGCGGAAACTAAGATCATTTCAAAATGAAATAATTGATTTCAAAATGCAATAA